In Phreatobacter cathodiphilus, the genomic window GTGTTCGATGTGGACGCCGACACCGGCGCGAAGTCGGTCAAGGACATCAAGGAGCAGGACGTCTACATGGGCGACATCCCGCTCATGACGTCAAACGGCACCTTCATCGTCAACGGCACCGAGCGCGTCATCGTCTCGCAGATGCACCGCTCGCCGGGCGTCTTCTTCGACCACGACAAGGGCAAGACCCATTCCTCGGGCAAGCTGCTCTTCGCCGCCCGCATCATCCCCTATCGCGGTTCCTGGCTCGACATCGAGTTCGACGCCAAGGACATCGTCTACGCCCGCATCGACCGCCGCCGGAAGATCCCGGTGACGAGCCTTCTCTATGCGCTCGGCATGAGCGCCGAGGACATCCTCGCGACCTTCTACAACCACATCATGGTGACGAAGGACAAGAAGGATGGCTGGCGCGTGCCCTACGACGCCGCCCGCATGCGCGGCTTCAAGGCCGTCAACGACCTGATCGACGCCGATACCGGCGAGGTCGTGCTCGAGGCCGGCAAGAAGCTCTCGGTCCGCGAGGCCAAGAAGCTCGCCGAGAAGGGCCTGAAGGCGCTGCGCCTGTCGACCGAGGAGCTGGCGGGCCGCTACCTCGCCGAGGACATGGTCAACATGCAGACCGGTGAAATCTACGCCGAGGCCGGCGAGGAGATCACCGAGAAGATGCTGAAGATGCTGGTGGGCGAGGGCTACGAGACCCTCCCGACCCTCGACATCGACCACGTCACCATCGGCGGCTACATCCGCAACACGCTCGCCGCCGACAAGAACATGACGCGCGAGGACGCGCTGTTCGACATCTACCGCGTCATGCGTCCGGGCGAGCCGCCGACGGTGGAGACCGCCGAGGCCATGTTCCACTCGCTGTTCTTCGACAGCGAGCGCTACGACCTCTCGGCCGTCGGCCGCGTGAAGATGAACATGCGCCTCGACCTCACCGCCGAGGACACCGTGCGCATCCTGCGCAAGGACGACATCCTCGCCGTGGTCAAGACGCTCGTCGAGCTGCGCGACGGCAAGGGCGAGATCGACGACATCGACCACCTCGGCAACCGCCGCGTTCGCTCGGTCGGCGAGCTCATGGAGAACCAGTACCGCGTCGGCCTGCTCCGCATGGAGCGCGCCATCAAGGAGCGCATGTCCTCGGTCGAGATCGACACGGTCATGCCGCAGGATCTGATCAACGCCAAGCCGGCGGCCGCCGCCGTGCGCGAGTTCTTCGGCTCCTCGCAGCTCTCGCAGTTCATGGACCAGACCAACCCGCTGTCCGAGATCACCCATAAGCGCCGCCTCTCGGCGCTCGGACCGGGCGGCCTGTCGCGCGAACGCGCCGGCTTCGAGGTGCGCGACGTGCACCCGACGCATTACGGCCGCATCTGCCCGATCGAGACGCCGGAAGGCCCGAACATCGGCCTGATCAACTCGCTGGCGACCTTCGCCCGCGTCAACAAGTACGGCTTCATCGAGACGCCCTACCGCAAGGTGCGCGACGGCCGGGTCACCGACGAGGTGATCTACCTGTCCGCCATGGAGGAGGGGAAGTACTCGGTCGCCCAGGCGAACGCGCCCATCGACGAGAGCGGCAAGTTCATGGAAGACCTCGTCATCTGCCGCCAGGCGGGTGAGACCCTGCTGCTGCCGGTCGACCGCGTCGACTTCATGGACGTGTCGCCGAAGCAGCTCGTGTCGGTCGCGGCCGCGCTCATCCCGTTCCTCGAGAACGACGACGCCAACCGCGCCCTCATGGGCTCGAACATGCAGCGCCAGGCCGTGCCGCTGGTGAAGGCCGATGCGCCCTTCGTCGGCACCGGTATGGAATCCGTCGTCGCCCGTGACTCCGGCGCCGCCATCGCCGCCCGCCGCACCGGCGTCGTCGACCAGGTGGACGCCACCCGTATCGTCATCCGCGCCACGGAAGACCTCGACCCCACCAAGTCGGGCGTCGACATCTACCGGCTGATGAAGTTCCAGCGCTCGAACCAGTCGACCTGCATCAACCAGCGTCCGCTGGTGCGCGTCGGCGACATCGTCAAGAAGGGCGAGATCCTGGCCGACGGCCCCTCGACCGACCTCGGCGATCTCGCCCTCGGCCGCAACGTGCTCGTCGCGTTCATGCCGTGGAACGGCTACAATTTCGAGGACTCCATCCTGCTCTCCGAGCGGATCGTGAAGGAAGACGTCTTCACCTCGATCCACATCGAGGAGTTCGAGGTCTCCGCCCGCGACACCAAGCTCGGGCCGGAGGAGATCACGCGCGACATTCCGAACGTGTCGGAAGAGGCGCTGAAGAACCTCGACGAGGCCGGCATCGTCTATATCGGCGCGGAAGTGCAGGCGGGTGACATCCTCGTCGGCAAGATCACGCCGAAGGGCGAGAGCCCGATGACGCCGGAGGAGAAGCTCCTGCGCGCCATCTTCGGCGAGAAGGCCTCGGACGTGCGCGACACCTCGCTGCGCGTGCCCCCGGGCGTCACCGGCACCATCGTCGAAGTCCGCGTGTTCAACCGTCACGGCGTCGACAAGGACGAGCGCGCCATGGCGATCGAGCGCGAGGAGATCGAGCGTCTCGCCAAGGACCGCGACGACGAGCAGGCGATCCTGGACCGCAACGTCTACGGCCGCCTCGCCGAGGTTCTCGACGGCAAGACCGGCATCTCCGGCCCCAAGGCCTTCAAGAAGGACACGGTCCTGACCCGTGACCTCCTCGCGGAGTACCCGCGCGGCCAGTGGTGGGCCTTCGGCGTCGCCGACGACGCGCTCATGGCCGAGATCGAGGCCATGCGGAAGCAGTACGACGAGTCCAAGCGCCGCCTCGAGCAGCGCTTCCTGGACAAGGTCGAGAAGCTGCAGCGCGGCGATGAGCTGCCGCCGGGCGTGATGAAGATGGTCAAGGTCTTCATCGCCGTGAAGCGCAAGATCCAGCCGGGCGACAAGATGGCCGGCCGTCACGGCAACAAGGGCGTCGTGTCCCGCATCGTGCCGATCGAGGACATGCCGTTCCTCGAGGACGGCACCCATGCGGACATCGTGCTCAACCCGCTGGGCGTGCCGAGCCGCATGAACGTCGGCCAGATCCTCGAAACCCATCTGGGCTGGGCCGCCGCCGGCCTCGGCAAGATGGTGGGGCAGGCCTACGACGCCTACATGC contains:
- the rpoB gene encoding DNA-directed RNA polymerase subunit beta; this translates as MAQTFTGRKRFRKFFGKIREVATMPNLIEVQKSSYDQFLMVDEPKGGRSDEGLQAVFKSVFPITDFSGSAMLEFVKYEFEPPKYDVDECRQRGMTFAAPLKVTLRLIVFDVDADTGAKSVKDIKEQDVYMGDIPLMTSNGTFIVNGTERVIVSQMHRSPGVFFDHDKGKTHSSGKLLFAARIIPYRGSWLDIEFDAKDIVYARIDRRRKIPVTSLLYALGMSAEDILATFYNHIMVTKDKKDGWRVPYDAARMRGFKAVNDLIDADTGEVVLEAGKKLSVREAKKLAEKGLKALRLSTEELAGRYLAEDMVNMQTGEIYAEAGEEITEKMLKMLVGEGYETLPTLDIDHVTIGGYIRNTLAADKNMTREDALFDIYRVMRPGEPPTVETAEAMFHSLFFDSERYDLSAVGRVKMNMRLDLTAEDTVRILRKDDILAVVKTLVELRDGKGEIDDIDHLGNRRVRSVGELMENQYRVGLLRMERAIKERMSSVEIDTVMPQDLINAKPAAAAVREFFGSSQLSQFMDQTNPLSEITHKRRLSALGPGGLSRERAGFEVRDVHPTHYGRICPIETPEGPNIGLINSLATFARVNKYGFIETPYRKVRDGRVTDEVIYLSAMEEGKYSVAQANAPIDESGKFMEDLVICRQAGETLLLPVDRVDFMDVSPKQLVSVAAALIPFLENDDANRALMGSNMQRQAVPLVKADAPFVGTGMESVVARDSGAAIAARRTGVVDQVDATRIVIRATEDLDPTKSGVDIYRLMKFQRSNQSTCINQRPLVRVGDIVKKGEILADGPSTDLGDLALGRNVLVAFMPWNGYNFEDSILLSERIVKEDVFTSIHIEEFEVSARDTKLGPEEITRDIPNVSEEALKNLDEAGIVYIGAEVQAGDILVGKITPKGESPMTPEEKLLRAIFGEKASDVRDTSLRVPPGVTGTIVEVRVFNRHGVDKDERAMAIEREEIERLAKDRDDEQAILDRNVYGRLAEVLDGKTGISGPKAFKKDTVLTRDLLAEYPRGQWWAFGVADDALMAEIEAMRKQYDESKRRLEQRFLDKVEKLQRGDELPPGVMKMVKVFIAVKRKIQPGDKMAGRHGNKGVVSRIVPIEDMPFLEDGTHADIVLNPLGVPSRMNVGQILETHLGWAAAGLGKMVGQAYDAYMRSKDVKPLKEAFTKIYGEDPQIGALDEDNLVELARNTRRGIHFATPVFDGAKEADIEAMLDTAGLNHSGQVTLYDGKTGEVFDRQVTVGYIYMLKLHHLVDDKIHARSIGPYSLVTQQPLGGKAQFGGQRFGEMEVWALEAYGAAYTLQEMLTVKSDDVAGRTKVYEAIVRGDDTFEAGIPESFNVLVKEMRSLGLNVELATSKPVRTDNDDVGQQAAE